From Halotia branconii CENA392, the proteins below share one genomic window:
- a CDS encoding inorganic diphosphatase, with protein MDLSRIPAQPKPGVINVLIEIPGGSKNKYEYDKDLQAFAVDRVLYSSVQYPYDYGFVPNTLAEDGDPLDGMVIIDEPTFPGCVIAARPIGFLEMIDGGDRDEKILCVPDKDPRYAQVKSLKDLAPHRLEEIAEFFRSYKNLEKKVTEIRGWQEVEQVKVLVEKSIKAYKA; from the coding sequence GTGGACTTATCCCGTATTCCTGCCCAACCTAAGCCAGGTGTCATCAACGTTTTGATTGAAATTCCCGGCGGGAGTAAAAACAAATACGAGTATGACAAGGATCTGCAAGCTTTCGCCGTAGATCGTGTACTTTATTCTTCGGTACAATATCCGTATGATTATGGTTTTGTGCCTAACACGTTAGCTGAGGATGGCGATCCTTTAGATGGTATGGTCATTATTGACGAGCCAACCTTTCCAGGCTGTGTAATTGCTGCACGACCAATCGGTTTTTTGGAAATGATTGACGGTGGCGATCGCGACGAAAAAATTCTTTGTGTTCCTGACAAAGATCCGCGTTACGCTCAAGTAAAATCTCTCAAAGACCTAGCGCCACACCGTTTAGAAGAAATTGCTGAATTTTTCCGTAGTTATAAAAATTTGGAAAAAAAAGTGACTGAAATTCGTGGTTGGCAAGAAGTTGAGCAGGTTAAAGTCTTAGTAGAAAAGTCTATCAAAGCCTATAAAGCATAA
- the panD gene encoding aspartate 1-decarboxylase, producing MQRTLLLAKIHNCTLTGANINYVGSISIDQVLLDKAGILPYEQVQVVNNANGERFITYAIPAPADSGVIELNGAAARLGIMGDRLIIMAYGQFTPEELKSYSPTVVIVDENNRPLEVRHYDDLLSKV from the coding sequence ATGCAGCGCACTCTTCTTTTGGCAAAGATTCACAACTGCACCCTCACCGGGGCGAATATTAACTACGTGGGTAGTATCAGTATCGATCAAGTCTTATTAGATAAAGCTGGCATCTTACCTTATGAGCAGGTGCAAGTAGTGAATAATGCTAATGGTGAACGCTTTATTACTTATGCCATCCCGGCTCCAGCTGATTCGGGAGTAATTGAGCTAAATGGAGCTGCGGCACGTCTAGGCATTATGGGCGATCGCTTGATTATAATGGCTTACGGGCAGTTCACTCCGGAAGAGTTAAAAAGTTACTCTCCCACAGTAGTCATTGTGGACGAAAACAACCGACCTTTGGAAGTGCGACACTACGATGACCTGCTCAGTAAGGTCTAA
- a CDS encoding MBL fold metallo-hydrolase — protein MSNLELSGSQSYVTEKPATPSSSSVDHFRVQFWGVRGLIPTPSSIANRYGGNTACVEMHIGNKHLIFDGGTGLRILGKTWQQLKQPLEAHLFFTNSQSNRIQGFPFFAPAFVAENCFHIYGSAASNSASIKQCLYDQMLQPHFPYPLQVMQSKLHFYNLIPGHEVKLDEITITTALINQTQRSVGYRVTWQDYSVAYVTDLQKNIDEIDKERILEIIQGVDLLIANATYIPPTSHKHESGDLHWQTAVNLAQSAGVQRLVISHHHPDDEDDFLDKVQTEVQSVFPKALLASEGLILSVG, from the coding sequence ATGTCAAATTTAGAGCTGTCGGGTTCCCAGAGCTACGTAACAGAAAAGCCGGCTACTCCCTCAAGTAGCTCAGTAGATCATTTTCGAGTGCAATTTTGGGGTGTAAGGGGCTTGATTCCTACACCAAGTAGCATTGCCAACCGCTATGGTGGCAATACTGCTTGTGTAGAAATGCATATAGGCAACAAACACTTGATTTTCGACGGGGGTACTGGTTTACGTATACTAGGTAAAACTTGGCAGCAATTGAAACAACCACTAGAAGCTCATCTATTCTTTACCAATTCCCAATCAAATCGGATTCAAGGTTTTCCCTTTTTTGCACCTGCATTTGTGGCCGAAAATTGTTTTCACATTTATGGAAGCGCCGCCTCTAATAGTGCTTCGATTAAACAATGCTTGTATGACCAGATGCTTCAACCGCACTTTCCTTATCCGTTGCAGGTAATGCAGTCAAAATTGCACTTCTATAATCTCATTCCAGGTCATGAAGTGAAGTTAGATGAGATCACGATTACAACAGCATTGATCAATCAAACTCAGCGCTCAGTTGGCTACCGTGTCACTTGGCAGGATTATAGCGTTGCCTACGTCACAGATTTGCAAAAAAATATTGATGAGATAGATAAAGAGCGCATCTTAGAAATAATTCAAGGTGTGGATTTATTGATTGCTAATGCGACTTACATTCCCCCAACATCTCATAAACATGAATCTGGAGATTTGCACTGGCAAACAGCTGTGAACTTAGCTCAAAGTGCGGGTGTGCAGCGGTTAGTGATCTCTCATCATCACCCAGACGACGAAGATGATTTTCTTGATAAAGTTCAAACTGAAGTGCAATCTGTCTTTCCTAA